The genomic DNA GTAGCGGGTGAGGGGCTCATGGGGCGCAAGCTCCTCCAGCCATTTTGCGTAATCGGTGAGAAGCCCGTCCTCATCGTCATTTATAAAAACAGAGGCTGTTATGTGCATGGCATTAACCAGACACAGCCCCTCCTGTATGCCGCTTTCAGCCAGAGCCCTCTCCACATCACGGGTGATGTTGATGAACTCCATGCGCTTTGTGGTGTTAAAGAAAAGCTCTCTGCGGAATGATTTCATATATTTACCTTATAAGCTCGTTAAAAAACCCGTTCATTCAGGTATCCTTGACATCTATGCCCTTTTGTACCATAATACAAGTGGAGACTCGGCTCACAGACTGCTTTCGGGTGGTTTGTGAAGCATTGTCTCCTTTCTTTTTATCTGCTTCTGCTTGTGTAGGGATCCGGCACATATGTTATCCCGTACATATATATACTGCTTCCATTTTTTTCCGCCTCACCCTTAAACTGCAAATCATACAGCCAGCCAGAAAAATCTTTCAGATCCTGCCTCACAGGAGCATCCATCCCTGCGCTTGGAATACGAAAGCACTGATTTATAAGATATATACATACATCTGCTGCCTGTACCGGGTATGACAAACTGGAAGAAACAAAAAGTGGCACAGGAACAATGATGCCGCTTCGTTGCTTTCCGACAGATGTTTTAAGGAAATAGTTATGCAGTCTGTTAATGAATCTTCTGTCTTCCGACTCCTCAACTTCATCCATGACAATGATTCCGTGCTCTTTTCTTTCCTTAAGAAAAAAGTAAAACCGTTCAAAAAGAAAAACGTGATCTTTGCGGAGATAATCCTCGTATTCGAAGTTTTCAGGTTTGCGAACATTTTTCGGAATAGCAGAGGCAAAAAGATAACATTCATGTTCTCTTAAGAGCTCCATTATCGAACCGGCCATTCCTACCGATGCCTGACCATAAGCCAGAAATTCCTTTT from Geovibrio ferrireducens includes the following:
- a CDS encoding secondary thiamine-phosphate synthase enzyme YjbQ encodes the protein MKSFRRELFFNTTKRMEFINITRDVERALAESGIQEGLCLVNAMHITASVFINDDEDGLLTDYAKWLEELAPHEPLTRYRHNLTGEDNGDAHHKRQIMGREVVVAVTEGRLDFGTWEQIFYGEFDGRRRKRVLVKIIGE
- a CDS encoding DUF3800 domain-containing protein; translation: MSWLLFMDESGHDHRTMPYEVRGGFAIHSGKLWAFVKDWLNLELNYFGTHLKQFNKELKGSKLLDKDRLKWASMDLPLEDDERRSLCRKFLTKGLEKTNPAKKEFLAYGQASVGMAGSIMELLREHECYLFASAIPKNVRKPENFEYEDYLRKDHVFLFERFYFFLKERKEHGIIVMDEVEESEDRRFINRLHNYFLKTSVGKQRSGIIVPVPLFVSSSLSYPVQAADVCIYLINQCFRIPSAGMDAPVRQDLKDFSGWLYDLQFKGEAEKNGSSIYMYGITYVPDPYTSRSR